In Flavobacterium gelatinilyticum, a genomic segment contains:
- a CDS encoding Lrp/AsnC family transcriptional regulator yields the protein MILDAIDKKLLVLLQTDSKKTNKELSLKLNLSVTAVYERIKKLEREGIIKNYAALVDKSKIEKGFVVFCHIKLIQHTKEFLTKFENEVIKLNEVLECHHVSGDYDYILKVLIKDMEAYREFLVTKLTSLQHIGSTQSMFMISEVKNSTVISF from the coding sequence ATGATTCTTGACGCAATAGATAAAAAACTTCTTGTTTTGCTTCAAACTGACAGTAAAAAGACCAATAAAGAATTGTCTTTAAAACTCAATTTATCTGTGACAGCAGTTTACGAACGAATCAAAAAACTGGAGCGGGAAGGTATTATAAAAAACTATGCAGCTTTGGTTGATAAATCCAAGATAGAAAAAGGATTTGTGGTCTTTTGTCATATAAAACTTATTCAGCATACCAAAGAGTTTCTTACCAAATTCGAAAATGAAGTCATCAAACTAAACGAAGTTTTAGAATGCCACCATGTAAGCGGTGATTACGATTATATTCTAAAAGTTTTGATAAAAGACATGGAAGCATATCGCGAATTTTTGGTTACCAAACTTACTTCTTTACAGCATATCGGAAGTACTCAAAGTATGTTTATGATTAGTGAAGTGAAGAATTCTACGGTGATTTCTTTTTAA
- a CDS encoding aminotransferase class I/II-fold pyridoxal phosphate-dependent enzyme: MKDFKPADKIQDLQYFGEFGGVNPSISDSSTYTFLSAKTMFDTFEGNMEGCYLYSRHSSPSNLYLDQALAAMEGTETANVSASGMGAITPTLLQLCGAGDHIVSSRTIYGGTYAFLKNFTPRFGIETTFVDITKLDVVEASITSKTKVLYCETVSNPLLEVADIRGLAAIAKKHNLKLVVDNTFSPLSVSPAKLGADIVIHSLTKYINGSSDTVGGVTCASKEFINSLKNVNTGASMLLGPTMDSLRSASVMKNLRTLHIRIKQHSHNAHYLADQFEKDGLKTVYPGLKSHLSHELYKTMINPEYGFGGMLTIDVGSLTKANELMELMQDRNLGYLAVSLGFYKTLFSAPGTSTSSEIPLEEQKEMGLTDGLIRFSIGLDNDIQRTYEMMRACMAEIGVL, from the coding sequence ATGAAAGACTTTAAACCAGCAGATAAAATTCAGGATTTGCAGTATTTTGGGGAATTTGGCGGCGTGAATCCATCTATTTCTGATTCTTCGACTTATACTTTTTTGTCGGCAAAAACCATGTTCGATACTTTTGAGGGGAATATGGAAGGCTGTTATTTGTATTCGCGCCACTCTTCGCCAAGTAATTTGTATCTGGACCAAGCTTTGGCGGCAATGGAAGGAACAGAAACGGCTAACGTTTCGGCTTCGGGAATGGGCGCTATTACGCCTACTCTATTGCAGTTGTGCGGTGCGGGAGATCATATTGTTTCAAGCCGAACGATTTATGGCGGTACTTATGCTTTTCTAAAAAATTTTACACCTCGTTTTGGTATTGAAACCACTTTTGTAGACATCACTAAACTGGACGTTGTGGAGGCCTCGATTACTTCTAAAACCAAAGTTTTGTACTGCGAAACGGTAAGTAATCCATTATTGGAAGTAGCTGATATTCGTGGTTTGGCAGCGATTGCTAAAAAACACAATTTGAAACTGGTTGTTGACAATACGTTTTCACCTCTATCGGTTTCTCCTGCAAAACTGGGTGCTGATATTGTAATTCATAGTTTGACAAAATACATCAACGGAAGCAGTGATACAGTGGGCGGTGTGACTTGTGCTTCGAAAGAATTTATTAATTCACTAAAAAATGTCAATACAGGAGCCAGCATGCTTTTAGGCCCAACAATGGACAGCCTGCGTTCTGCCAGTGTGATGAAAAATTTGAGAACGCTTCACATCCGAATTAAACAACACAGCCACAATGCGCATTATCTGGCTGATCAATTTGAAAAAGACGGTTTAAAAACGGTTTATCCGGGATTAAAAAGTCACCTGAGTCATGAATTGTATAAAACGATGATTAATCCTGAATATGGTTTTGGCGGCATGCTGACCATTGATGTTGGTTCTCTGACAAAAGCCAATGAATTAATGGAGTTAATGCAGGATCGAAATCTGGGCTATCTGGCTGTAAGTTTAGGGTTTTACAAAACGCTGTTTAGTGCGCCTGGAACGTCGACTTCGAGTGAAATTCCGCTGGAAGAACAAAAAGAAATGGGATTAACAGATGGTTTGATTCGCTTTTCAATTGGTTTGGATAATGATATTCAGCGAACTTATGAAATGATGAGGGCTTGTATGGCGGAGATCGGGGTTTTGTAG
- a CDS encoding DUF695 domain-containing protein produces the protein MGFLDKILGRKEASIQSNNDFWNWFLKHEKEFFTIVKSRQNIHHGFFDKLAPKLNEIHDGIYFVTGMFDDNTVELILTPDGAIRNIYAIEELVNAAPQMEGWKITALKPSSDIQNIGVDYEGFKFNKDNLKFYPNIHEEYPDEIDLTIVYDDFTEEKKSILANGVYIFLDNYLGELHSVTLIDNMKVVGPDFVSEELIPIEKLKDYLIWREKEFVEKYEGTRHNTENDNYSSFEGTTKDGGLIIAIINSDILRWDKKASHPWVFIITIPFDGSNNNGMPDKETYQLLNEIEDEVVPNLKDIDGYLNIGRETSTNRREIFFTCKDFRKPAKAADQLIKKYSGTLDISFEIYKDKYWRTFRAYEPR, from the coding sequence ATGGGTTTTCTTGATAAAATATTGGGCAGAAAAGAGGCGTCAATACAATCAAACAATGATTTCTGGAATTGGTTTTTAAAACACGAAAAAGAGTTTTTTACAATCGTTAAAAGCAGACAAAATATACATCATGGTTTTTTTGATAAACTGGCACCAAAACTGAACGAAATTCACGACGGTATTTATTTCGTTACCGGAATGTTTGATGACAATACAGTTGAATTAATTTTAACGCCCGACGGAGCAATTCGAAATATTTATGCTATAGAAGAACTCGTAAATGCAGCACCTCAAATGGAAGGCTGGAAAATTACAGCCTTAAAACCATCGTCAGATATTCAGAATATTGGTGTTGATTACGAAGGATTTAAATTTAATAAAGATAATTTGAAATTTTATCCAAATATTCATGAAGAATATCCGGATGAAATAGACTTAACCATTGTTTATGATGATTTTACGGAAGAAAAAAAATCAATTCTGGCCAATGGCGTTTATATTTTCTTAGATAATTATTTAGGCGAACTGCATTCCGTTACCCTGATTGATAACATGAAAGTCGTTGGACCGGATTTTGTTTCAGAAGAATTAATTCCAATCGAAAAATTAAAAGATTATTTAATTTGGAGAGAGAAAGAATTTGTTGAAAAATACGAAGGAACCCGACATAATACCGAAAATGACAATTATTCGAGTTTTGAGGGAACTACAAAAGACGGCGGACTTATTATTGCAATCATAAATAGTGATATTTTACGATGGGATAAAAAAGCATCGCATCCGTGGGTATTTATTATTACTATCCCATTTGATGGAAGTAATAATAACGGAATGCCGGATAAAGAAACATATCAATTATTGAATGAAATTGAAGATGAGGTAGTGCCAAATCTCAAAGATATTGATGGTTATTTGAACATCGGAAGAGAAACATCAACAAATAGAAGAGAAATCTTTTTTACCTGTAAAGACTTTAGAAAACCTGCAAAAGCAGCAGATCAATTAATTAAAAAATACAGTGGTACTTTAGATATAAGCTTCGAAATTTATAAAGATAAATATTGGAGAACGTTTAGAGCTTACGAACCAAGATAA
- a CDS encoding amino acid permease, whose amino-acid sequence MAFSSLFRKKTVQDILKQVAKNEADGHEALGKHLTTKDLTAFGIAAIVGAGIFSTIGKASADGGPAVIFLFLFTALACSFAAFAYAEFASMVPVSGSAYTYSYVAFGEIIAWIIGWALIMEYAVGNITVAISWSDYFTGLLKSGGIHLPQWIQMDYLTASNGFNDAEALMRGGKSFENLSTALQDAHTAWMTSPTIGSFHFVTDLPALFIIILITALVYRGMKESRNASNLMVVVKLCVVLLVIAVGIFYVDTTNWDPFAPNGVSGVLKGVSAVFFAYIGFDAISTTAEECKNPQRDLPRGMMWAIIICTLLYIAIALVLTGMVKYYELNVGDPLAFVFEKLDLKWMSGIIAVSAVVAMASVLLVFQMGQPRIWMSMSRDGLLPKKFSTVHPKFKTPSFATIVTGFVVAVPALFLNLTMVTDLCSIGTLFAFVLVCAGVLVLQNKPEIPRGKFKTPYINSKYILPVLLIAGLYYAFAFNNKATMAFINNDAQTFDATSIVTSLDKEDSEKVFSYLKSIDTDNKTSETSDLEHLLSQYQDDEVKYAEVVKGLPISDSLKYETGFHLFKHKIPMWIFLFVLIGLTVWAFRKNLSLIPLLGLICCLYMMAELSVWNWIYFTIWLIIGLLIYFGYSRKNSKLNFVEKI is encoded by the coding sequence ATGGCATTTTCAAGTTTATTCCGAAAAAAAACAGTGCAGGATATTCTGAAACAGGTTGCAAAGAACGAGGCAGATGGGCATGAGGCGTTAGGAAAACACCTTACAACCAAAGATTTAACTGCTTTTGGAATTGCTGCGATTGTTGGTGCGGGAATTTTTAGTACTATTGGAAAAGCGAGCGCAGACGGAGGACCTGCCGTAATATTTTTATTCCTTTTTACAGCTCTTGCCTGTAGTTTTGCTGCCTTTGCTTACGCCGAATTTGCTTCGATGGTTCCCGTTTCAGGAAGTGCCTACACATATTCGTATGTAGCTTTTGGAGAAATTATCGCCTGGATTATCGGATGGGCTTTAATCATGGAGTATGCCGTTGGAAACATAACGGTCGCCATATCGTGGAGTGATTATTTTACCGGACTTCTCAAAAGCGGCGGTATCCACCTGCCCCAGTGGATTCAGATGGACTATTTAACCGCTTCAAACGGCTTCAACGATGCCGAAGCCTTAATGAGAGGTGGAAAATCATTCGAAAATTTAAGTACCGCTTTACAAGATGCACACACAGCCTGGATGACATCGCCAACTATAGGATCATTTCATTTTGTGACTGATTTACCTGCTTTATTCATTATTATCCTGATTACCGCTTTGGTTTACAGAGGAATGAAAGAATCCCGTAATGCCAGTAACTTAATGGTGGTCGTTAAACTTTGTGTAGTTCTTTTGGTAATTGCTGTCGGGATATTTTATGTAGATACCACAAACTGGGATCCGTTTGCACCAAATGGAGTGAGCGGTGTTCTAAAAGGAGTATCGGCAGTTTTCTTTGCTTATATTGGTTTTGATGCGATTTCGACAACGGCAGAAGAATGTAAAAATCCGCAGCGCGATTTACCACGCGGAATGATGTGGGCCATTATCATTTGTACACTTTTATACATTGCCATAGCCTTGGTTTTGACGGGAATGGTAAAATATTACGAGTTAAATGTTGGAGATCCTCTTGCGTTTGTATTCGAAAAATTAGACTTAAAATGGATGTCTGGAATTATTGCTGTCAGTGCCGTTGTGGCAATGGCAAGCGTTCTTTTGGTTTTCCAGATGGGACAGCCTCGTATTTGGATGAGTATGAGCCGTGATGGACTTCTTCCGAAGAAATTTTCAACCGTTCACCCAAAATTCAAAACACCATCTTTCGCCACCATTGTAACAGGATTTGTAGTAGCTGTTCCGGCATTGTTCTTAAACTTAACCATGGTTACTGATTTATGCAGTATCGGGACCTTATTTGCCTTTGTATTGGTTTGTGCAGGAGTTTTAGTTTTACAAAACAAACCCGAAATTCCAAGAGGAAAATTCAAAACGCCTTATATCAATTCAAAATATATTTTACCCGTTTTACTTATCGCCGGATTGTATTATGCTTTTGCTTTCAACAATAAAGCAACAATGGCATTTATTAATAACGATGCACAAACTTTTGATGCAACCTCAATCGTAACTTCTTTGGATAAAGAAGATTCTGAAAAAGTTTTCAGTTATTTGAAAAGCATAGATACTGATAATAAAACCTCTGAAACTTCAGATTTAGAACATTTATTAAGCCAGTATCAGGATGATGAGGTAAAATATGCCGAAGTTGTAAAAGGGCTGCCAATCAGCGATTCATTAAAATACGAAACAGGTTTTCATTTATTTAAACACAAAATTCCAATGTGGATCTTCTTGTTTGTTTTGATTGGATTAACCGTTTGGGCTTTCAGAAAAAACCTTTCGTTGATCCCGCTTTTAGGATTAATCTGCTGTTTGTACATGATGGCCGAGTTAAGTGTTTGGAACTGGATTTACTTTACCATTTGGTTAATAATCGGATTGTTGATTTATTTTGGCTACAGCCGAAAAAACAGTAAACTGAACTTTGTAGAGAAGATATAA
- a CDS encoding S9 family peptidase, giving the protein MRKFFLFLLFISFSIFAQENVDIDHLNWLPDSHSFWVNSQNNIEVYDVDNLSKKKIILTDDQLKKSGFTGEIEKLVWNNNKTKVLIYTNSKKVWRANTKGDYWFFDLVTGKGRQLGKSLEKSSLMFAKFSSDNENAAYVSQHNIYLENLNSGKITPLTTDGTDKIINGTFDWVYEEELAARDGFRWSPDGKSISFWRVDATKTKFHLMINNTDALYPFTVPVEYPKAGEKPSSVKIGVIDISSLQTNWLQIPGEPDNNYLVRMEWTNNQNMMVVQLNRNQNQASIYNCNAKSGQADLIYQEKSESWIDVFDISAGEYDVFPCQFVDNGKAFLWSSDADGWMHIYKISSDGKSKELITTENFDAYYKAYNKETKSIYFIASPTDATQRYLYETNLNTKKTKRVTSKEFEGTNEYRFSTDAKYAKHTNSNINRNYNTRLVALSNHKKILPTEADNFTAPNRNYSLEKFKVKTGDGIDIDGIMAKPLNFDPAKKYPVFFYVYGEPMASVANDEPYFNYFIAALIPEGYIGIAMDNRGTPVMKGTKWRKSIYKNIGIINTHDQAMAAKEVLKWNFIDTDRVAVHGWSGGGAVTLNLMFQFPEIYKTGIAIAAVADQHFYDNIYTERYMGLPNENEAAYIQASPVTHAKKLKGNLLYIHGTGDDNVHYKNAEVLINELVKYDKMFDLMIYPNRSHNISEGEGTDKHLADTFLRYIRKNSPPGAK; this is encoded by the coding sequence ATGAGGAAATTTTTTCTATTCTTATTATTTATCTCTTTCAGCATTTTTGCGCAAGAAAACGTTGATATTGACCATTTAAACTGGCTCCCCGACTCGCATTCCTTTTGGGTAAACAGTCAGAATAACATTGAGGTATATGATGTTGACAACCTCAGCAAAAAAAAGATAATCCTGACAGATGATCAATTAAAAAAATCGGGCTTTACAGGTGAAATCGAAAAATTGGTCTGGAATAACAACAAAACAAAAGTATTGATATATACCAATTCGAAAAAAGTATGGAGAGCAAATACAAAAGGAGATTATTGGTTTTTTGATTTAGTTACCGGTAAAGGAAGACAATTGGGTAAAAGTCTGGAAAAATCTTCATTGATGTTTGCCAAATTTTCAAGCGATAATGAAAATGCAGCTTACGTTTCGCAGCACAATATTTATCTTGAAAATCTGAATTCGGGAAAGATTACGCCTTTAACAACAGACGGAACAGACAAAATCATTAACGGAACCTTTGACTGGGTTTATGAAGAAGAACTTGCCGCCCGCGATGGTTTCAGATGGAGTCCTGACGGAAAAAGTATTTCATTCTGGCGGGTAGATGCCACAAAAACAAAATTTCATTTAATGATCAATAATACCGATGCGTTGTATCCGTTTACTGTTCCGGTAGAATATCCTAAAGCAGGCGAAAAACCTTCGTCGGTAAAAATTGGTGTAATTGATATCTCATCTTTACAGACTAATTGGCTGCAAATTCCGGGAGAACCTGATAATAATTATTTAGTCCGAATGGAATGGACAAACAATCAGAACATGATGGTTGTTCAGTTAAACCGAAACCAAAATCAGGCTTCTATCTATAATTGTAATGCAAAATCCGGACAGGCGGATTTAATCTATCAGGAAAAATCAGAATCATGGATTGATGTATTTGATATTTCTGCAGGAGAGTACGATGTTTTTCCATGTCAATTTGTAGATAACGGTAAAGCTTTTTTATGGAGTTCAGATGCTGATGGATGGATGCATATTTACAAAATAAGCAGTGACGGAAAATCAAAAGAATTAATTACAACAGAAAACTTTGACGCTTATTATAAAGCTTACAATAAGGAAACAAAATCGATCTATTTTATTGCAAGTCCAACAGATGCCACACAGCGTTATTTGTATGAAACCAATTTAAATACTAAGAAAACAAAGCGTGTTACTTCTAAAGAATTTGAGGGCACAAACGAATACAGATTTTCTACAGATGCAAAATATGCCAAGCATACCAACTCAAATATCAATCGAAATTATAACACTCGTCTGGTTGCTTTATCGAACCATAAAAAAATACTGCCTACTGAAGCAGATAATTTTACAGCACCAAACCGCAATTATTCTTTAGAAAAATTTAAAGTAAAAACAGGAGACGGAATAGATATTGACGGAATTATGGCTAAACCTCTAAATTTTGATCCGGCCAAAAAATATCCTGTCTTTTTTTATGTTTATGGCGAGCCAATGGCCTCTGTAGCAAATGATGAACCTTATTTTAATTATTTTATTGCTGCTTTAATCCCGGAAGGATATATTGGAATTGCAATGGATAACAGAGGAACTCCTGTAATGAAAGGTACAAAATGGAGAAAATCGATTTATAAAAACATCGGAATTATCAATACCCACGATCAGGCTATGGCAGCGAAGGAGGTTTTGAAGTGGAATTTTATTGACACAGACCGAGTGGCTGTTCATGGATGGAGTGGCGGCGGTGCCGTGACTTTAAATTTAATGTTTCAGTTTCCTGAGATTTACAAAACCGGAATTGCTATTGCGGCTGTTGCAGACCAGCATTTTTACGATAACATTTACACAGAAAGATACATGGGATTACCAAATGAAAATGAAGCCGCTTACATTCAAGCTTCGCCGGTAACTCATGCTAAAAAACTCAAAGGAAATTTATTATACATTCACGGAACGGGCGATGATAATGTACATTATAAAAATGCCGAAGTTTTAATTAATGAATTAGTTAAGTATGATAAAATGTTTGATCTGATGATTTACCCAAATCGTTCTCATAACATTTCTGAAGGAGAAGGAACAGACAAACATCTGGCTGATACTTTCCTAAGATACATCAGAAAGAATTCTCCTCCCGGAGCTAAATAA
- a CDS encoding Gfo/Idh/MocA family protein: MEKITRRSFVNKFGIGVGASVVMTTLPSFLTETEMVRKPYTGKKLNIALCGLGNYASLLAEGLQVSEYCQLAGIVTGTPAKAEKWKKKYNIPEKNIYNYENFDSIAKNKDIDMVYVVTPNALHKEFTVRAAKAGKHVIVEKPMAITVEDCEEMIKVCNDNNVQLAMGYRLHYEPNHLEVKRLGQEKVLGQVRYIETGLGYSTYDIRDTNKPVDLNARNEWRLTKKWAGGGALINLGVYCIQISRYVLGEEPIAVTAQFGTINNKNRFAQVEENITWQMEFPSGAVANCSSSYGFGIDRFHAAADEGFFEMSPAVSYGPFVGKRSDGKPFNFPVINQQQTQMDEICKVILADKKLPNHITGEEGIKDVRIINAIYKAAETGKKVSLK; this comes from the coding sequence ATGGAAAAAATCACAAGACGTTCTTTTGTAAATAAATTTGGGATTGGTGTTGGCGCTTCGGTTGTCATGACCACGCTTCCTTCTTTTTTAACCGAAACAGAAATGGTTCGAAAACCCTATACAGGAAAAAAATTAAATATCGCCCTCTGCGGTTTAGGAAATTACGCTTCATTGCTTGCCGAAGGTCTTCAGGTATCTGAATATTGCCAGCTTGCCGGAATCGTCACTGGAACGCCTGCTAAAGCCGAGAAATGGAAAAAGAAATACAATATTCCCGAAAAGAATATTTACAACTACGAAAACTTCGATTCGATTGCAAAAAACAAAGATATTGACATGGTTTATGTGGTAACGCCTAACGCACTTCACAAAGAGTTTACTGTTCGTGCTGCAAAGGCAGGAAAACACGTTATTGTCGAAAAACCAATGGCGATTACTGTTGAAGACTGCGAAGAAATGATAAAAGTCTGCAATGATAATAACGTACAACTGGCAATGGGCTATCGCCTGCATTACGAACCGAATCATCTGGAAGTAAAACGACTGGGACAGGAAAAAGTTCTCGGACAGGTTCGTTATATCGAAACCGGCCTTGGTTACAGCACTTACGATATTCGTGATACTAATAAACCTGTAGATTTAAACGCCCGAAACGAATGGAGACTTACTAAAAAATGGGCCGGCGGCGGTGCTTTGATTAATTTAGGGGTTTATTGTATTCAGATTTCCCGCTATGTCTTGGGTGAAGAACCAATTGCCGTTACGGCTCAATTTGGAACCATAAACAACAAAAATAGATTTGCTCAGGTTGAAGAAAATATCACCTGGCAAATGGAATTTCCAAGCGGTGCTGTTGCGAATTGCAGCAGTTCGTATGGTTTTGGGATCGATAGATTTCATGCTGCCGCAGATGAAGGTTTCTTCGAAATGAGTCCTGCTGTGAGTTACGGTCCTTTTGTAGGTAAAAGATCGGATGGAAAACCATTTAATTTTCCGGTAATAAATCAACAACAAACTCAAATGGATGAGATTTGTAAAGTGATTTTAGCAGACAAAAAACTCCCAAATCATATTACAGGCGAAGAAGGAATTAAAGATGTCAGAATCATCAATGCTATTTATAAAGCTGCCGAAACAGGAAAAAAAGTTAGTTTGAAATAG
- a CDS encoding FAD-binding and (Fe-S)-binding domain-containing protein, which translates to MLTQSHLEQLAASLEGTLLFDELHKTLYSTDASVYRIKPNAVAIPKTTEDIAKLIKFAAEHKLSITPRTAGTSLAGQAVGDGLVIDVSKHFTKIISYNAEKKTVTVQPGVIRDELNLFLKPHGVFFAPITSTSNRAMIGGMVGNNSSGTTSIRYGVTRDKIAAVKALLSDGSEVVFKDLTSAEFIEKTKGDSLENKIYKTIYDELSIKEAQEEIVKEFPKPEIHRRNTGYAVDILLKSELFGGNEPTINLGKLLCGSEGTLAFTTEVTLKVDDLPPPHSIMVVGHYHTIQESLESVVVAMKHHLYTCEMIDDTILDCTKTNREHIKNRFFLVGEPKAIMLFEVASHTLEDAERQADALIADLEKNNFGYARVKIYGNDIDKANELRKAGLGLLGSIVGDDKAADSIEDTAVELSDLPNYIAEFSAMMLRYGQEAIYYAHAGAGELHLRPVLNLKKTSDLKLFRTIATEVAHLVKKYRGSLSGEHGDGIVRGEFIPFMIGDKNYELLKRIKLAFDPNSVLNIGKIVNALKMDENHRVVSGRVEPDIKTFQDFSDSLGILRAAEKCNGSGDCRKLPSGGGAMCPSYRATRNEKETTRARANALREYLTYSEKENKFDQKELYEVFELCVSCKACASECPSNVDVATLKAEFLYQYQKANGFTTRNKIFANNAKLNKMGSKFPTITNFISNQSLVKKTMGIAAERQVPLLAKKTFRKWYANNKPITTDFPNGRLYLFVDEFTNYYDVNIGIDAFELLTKLGYQVLVIDHEESGRTYLSKGFLEEAKKIANHNVNVFKDLVLGNAPLIGIEPSAILTFRDEYLRLADDKEAAEKLSRNAFTIEEFFKKEIIDGKITADSFSEETKEIKIHGHCHQKSLSSVEATFAMLNLPKNNTVTIYNSGCCGMAGSFGYEKEHYQVSMQMGEDTLFPKVRATAESVKIAAAGTSCRHQIYDGTSREAQHPVSILRSCLK; encoded by the coding sequence ATGTTGACCCAATCTCATTTAGAGCAATTAGCCGCTAGTCTCGAAGGCACACTTTTATTCGATGAGCTTCATAAAACGCTTTATTCTACAGATGCTTCGGTGTACCGAATTAAGCCCAATGCGGTGGCAATTCCTAAAACGACTGAAGATATTGCCAAACTAATTAAGTTTGCGGCAGAACATAAGCTGTCGATTACGCCAAGAACTGCAGGAACTTCGCTGGCAGGACAAGCGGTAGGAGACGGATTGGTGATTGATGTGTCGAAGCATTTTACAAAAATCATTTCATACAATGCCGAAAAGAAAACCGTAACGGTTCAGCCAGGCGTAATTCGCGATGAGCTTAATTTATTTTTAAAACCTCACGGCGTATTTTTCGCTCCAATTACATCAACATCAAACCGTGCCATGATTGGCGGCATGGTAGGAAATAACTCTTCGGGAACAACTTCGATTCGATACGGTGTTACGCGTGATAAAATTGCTGCCGTAAAAGCACTTTTGAGCGACGGTTCTGAGGTGGTTTTTAAAGACCTGACTTCGGCTGAATTTATAGAAAAAACAAAAGGCGATTCTTTAGAAAATAAAATATACAAAACGATTTACGACGAGCTTTCGATAAAAGAAGCTCAGGAAGAAATTGTAAAAGAGTTTCCGAAACCAGAAATTCACAGAAGAAATACAGGTTATGCGGTTGATATTCTGCTGAAATCAGAATTATTTGGCGGAAATGAACCAACTATAAATCTTGGAAAACTGCTTTGCGGAAGCGAAGGAACTTTGGCTTTTACAACCGAAGTGACGCTGAAAGTTGACGATTTACCTCCGCCTCACAGCATTATGGTTGTCGGACATTATCATACGATTCAGGAATCTTTAGAATCGGTTGTGGTGGCAATGAAACATCATTTGTACACTTGCGAAATGATCGACGACACGATTTTGGATTGTACGAAAACGAATCGCGAACACATTAAAAACCGTTTCTTTTTGGTTGGAGAACCAAAAGCGATTATGTTGTTCGAAGTGGCTTCGCATACTTTAGAAGATGCCGAAAGACAAGCCGACGCTTTGATTGCTGATTTAGAAAAAAATAATTTTGGTTATGCCCGAGTAAAAATTTACGGAAACGATATTGACAAAGCCAACGAACTGAGAAAAGCTGGTCTTGGACTTTTAGGAAGTATTGTAGGCGACGATAAAGCAGCCGATTCTATTGAAGATACAGCGGTTGAATTGAGTGATTTACCAAATTATATTGCAGAATTTTCGGCAATGATGTTACGTTACGGACAGGAAGCGATTTATTACGCGCATGCCGGCGCGGGAGAATTGCACCTTCGTCCGGTTTTGAATTTGAAAAAAACATCTGATTTAAAATTATTCAGAACCATTGCGACAGAAGTAGCGCATTTGGTGAAAAAATATAGAGGTTCGCTAAGCGGTGAACACGGAGACGGAATTGTACGCGGAGAATTTATTCCGTTTATGATTGGCGACAAAAATTACGAATTGCTGAAAAGAATCAAATTGGCATTCGATCCGAATTCAGTTTTGAATATCGGGAAGATTGTAAACGCCTTGAAAATGGATGAAAATCATCGTGTAGTTTCGGGAAGGGTAGAACCGGATATTAAAACTTTTCAGGATTTCTCAGACAGTTTAGGGATTTTACGTGCTGCAGAAAAATGCAACGGTTCTGGAGATTGTAGAAAATTGCCGTCTGGCGGAGGAGCGATGTGTCCGAGTTATCGTGCGACTAGAAATGAAAAAGAAACGACGCGTGCAAGAGCGAATGCGTTGCGAGAATATTTAACATATTCTGAAAAAGAAAATAAATTCGACCAAAAAGAATTATACGAAGTTTTTGAGTTGTGCGTAAGCTGTAAAGCCTGCGCAAGCGAATGTCCGAGTAATGTAGACGTAGCGACTTTAAAAGCGGAGTTTTTATACCAATATCAAAAAGCAAACGGATTTACAACCCGAAATAAGATTTTTGCCAACAACGCGAAATTGAATAAAATGGGAAGCAAATTCCCAACGATTACGAATTTTATTTCGAATCAGTCTTTGGTGAAAAAAACTATGGGAATTGCTGCGGAAAGACAAGTTCCGTTATTGGCGAAAAAGACGTTTAGAAAATGGTATGCGAATAATAAACCTATAACGACTGATTTTCCAAACGGAAGATTGTATTTGTTTGTAGACGAATTCACGAATTATTATGATGTCAATATCGGAATCGATGCTTTCGAATTATTGACGAAATTAGGGTATCAGGTTTTGGTTATTGATCATGAAGAAAGCGGACGAACCTATCTTTCAAAAGGATTTCTAGAAGAAGCCAAAAAAATCGCCAATCATAATGTAAATGTGTTTAAAGATTTGGTTTTAGGAAATGCGCCTTTAATCGGAATTGAACCTTCGGCGATTTTGACTTTTAGAGATGAATATCTTCGTTTAGCCGATGATAAAGAAGCTGCTGAAAAACTATCCAGAAATGCTTTTACAATTGAAGAATTCTTCAAAAAGGAAATCATAGACGGAAAAATCACAGCTGATTCTTTTTCAGAAGAAACCAAAGAAATTAAAATTCACGGACATTGCCACCAAAAATCGTTGAGTTCTGTTGAAGCAACTTTCGCTATGCTGAATCTTCCTAAAAATAATACGGTTACGATTTACAATTCAGGCTGTTGCGGCATGGCAGGTTCTTTTGGTTATGAAAAAGAACATTACCAAGTGAGTATGCAAATGGGCGAGGACACTTTATTTCCAAAAGTGCGTGCTACTGCTGAAAGCGTAAAAATCGCTGCTGCAGGAACAAGCTGCCGCCATCAAATTTATGATGGAACGAGTCGTGAAGCACAGCATCCGGTTAGTATTCTGCGTAGCTGTTTAAAGTAA